From the Limanda limanda chromosome 2, fLimLim1.1, whole genome shotgun sequence genome, one window contains:
- the pds5a gene encoding sister chromatid cohesion protein PDS5 homolog A isoform X1 produces MEFPQQQKPAGDGKITYPPGVKEITDKISNDEMVKRLKMVVKTYMDMDQDSEEEKQQYLNLALHLASEFFLRNPNKDVRLLVACCLADIFRIYAPEAPYTSHDKLKDIFLFITRQLKGLEDTKSPQFNRYFYLLENLAWVKSYNICFELEDCNEIFIQLFKSLFTVINNSHNQKVQMHMMDLMSSIIMEGDGVTQELLDTILINLIPAHKNLNKQAYDLAKTLLKRTVQTIETCIANFFNQVLVMGKSSVSDLSEHVFDLIQELFAIDPMLLTSVMPQLEFKLKSNDGEERLAVVRLLAKLFGSKDSELASQNRPLWQCFLGRFNDIHVPVRLECVKFASHCLMNHPDLAKDLTEFLKVRSHDPEEAIRHDVIVTIINAGKKDLNLVNDQLLGFVRERTLDKRWRVRKEAMMGLAQLYKKYCLHHEAGKECAQKISWIKDKLLHIYYQNSIDDKLLVEKIFAQYMVPHSLDTEEKMKCLYYLYACLDTNAVKALNEMWKCQNMLRGLVKELLDLHKLPLSEANNTAMFGKLMSISKNLPDAGKAQDFMKRFNQVLGEDEKLRVQLEMLISPTCSCKQAEICVREITRKLTFPKQPTNPFLEMVKFLLERIAPVHIDSEAISALVKLLNKSTEGTADDDEEGVTPDTAIRSGLELLKVLSFTHPTAFHSAETYESLLQCLKMEDDKVAEAAIQIFRNTGQKIEAELQQIKSTLIPVLHQKAKRGTPHQAKQAVHCIHAIFNNKEVQLAQIFEPLSRSLNADVPEQLITPLVSLGHISMLAPDQFASPMKSIVANFIVKDLLMNDRSVGNKNGKLWTTDEEVSPEVLAKVQAIKLLVRWLLGMKNNQSKSANSTLRLLSAMLVSEGDLTEQKKISKSDMSRLRLAAGGAIMKLAQELCYHDIITPEQFQLCGLVINDECYQVRQIFAQKLHLALVKLVLPLEYLAVFALCAKDPVKERRAHARQCLLKNISVRREFIKQNPLAQEKLITLLPEYVVPYMIHLLAHDPDFTKPQEYDQLKDIKECLWFMLEVLMTKNENNSHAFLRKMVENIKQTKDAQCPEDAKANEKLYIVCDVALFVIANKSTACHLDSPKDPVLPTKFFILQDKDFKNDKEYLLTEMRQQLLSGKPKPAPVLATVNKPLTVPGKRILTKATPVSDTASNTSTNSSPLSSSTIHKNSNAAIESPESRVQENNENPTIKNNDGKKEEPSLNATPDAGTEASPVKRRGRPPKTAATPGAEKKEAVAPTGGGAGRGRKRAADSNPSAESVNIKMSKQQQQNDEGTKRQIDLQR; encoded by the exons ATGGAGTTCCCGCAACAGCAGAAACCGGCGGGGGACGGAAAGATCACCTACCCGCCTGGAGTAAAGGAGATCACGGATAAAATCAGCAACGATGAGATGGTCAAGCGACTGAAG ATGGTGGTGAAGACCTACATGGACATGGATCAAGACTCTGAAGAGGAAAAGCAACAGTATCTCAACCTAGCACTCCATCTCGCTTCAGAGTTTTTCCTCAGGAACCCAAACAAAGACGTACGGCTACTGGTGGCCTGCTGTCTGGCTGACATCTTCAGGATCTATGCTCCCGAGGCCCCCTACACCTCCCACGACAAACTCAAG gACATCTTCCTTTTCATCACCAGACAACTGAAAGGGCTGGAAGACACCAAGAGCCCTCAGTTCAACAGATACTTCTACCTGCTGGAA aACCTGGCATGGGTGAAGTCATACAACATATGTTTTGAACTGGAGGACTGCAATGAGATCTTCATCCAGCTTTTTAAATCACTCTTCACTGTCATCAA TAACAGCCACAACCAGAAGGTTCAGATGCACATGATGGATCTGATGAGTTCTATCATCATGGAGGGAGACGGAGTCACACAGGAGCTGCTGGATACCATCCTTATTAACCTCATCCCTGCACACAAA AATTTGAACAAGCAAGCATACGACCTTGCCAAGACTCTTCTGAAGCGAACTGTCCAGACCATAGAGACGTGCATTGCAAAT TTCTTCAATCAGGTTTTAGTGATGGGCAAGTCATCAGTCAGTGACCTATCAGAGCACGTCTTTGACCTCATCCAGGAGCTGTTTGCCATCGACCCAATGCTGCTTACCTCTGTCATGCCACAGCTGGAGTTCAAACTTAAG AGCAATGACGGCGAGGAGCGTCTGGCTGTTGTACGGTTGCTCGCTAAGTTGTTTGGGTCCAAAGACTCGGAGCTGGCTTCACAGAACAGACCACTGTGGCAGTGCTTCCTAGGACG GTTCAATGACATCCACGTCCCAGTGAGGCTAGAGTGTGTAAAGTTCGCCAGTCACTGCCTCATGAACCACCCAGACCTGGCCAAAGACCTAACAG AGTTCTTAAAGGTGCGTTCCCATGACCCAGAGGAAGCCATCCGTCATGATGTCATTGTGACAATCATCAATGCCGGAAAGAAAGACCTCAACTTGGTCAACGACCAGCTGTTGGGCTTTGTACGGGAAAGGACTTTGGACAAGAGG TGGCGCGTGCGTAAGGAGGCCATGATGGGCCTGGCTCAGCTTTATAAGAAATACTGTCTACACCACGAGGCCGGGAAGGAGTGTGCTCAGAAGATCAGCTGGATTAAAGACAAGCTGCTGCACATATATTATCAAAACAGCATAGATGACAA GTTATTAGTTGAGAAGATCTTTGCCCAGTACATGGTCCCTCACAGCctggacacagaggagaagatgaagtgtCTCTACTACCTGTACGCCTGCCTGGACACAAATGCTGTCAA GGCTCTGAATGAGATGTGGAAGTGTCAGAACATGCTCCGAGGCCTCGTCAAAGAGCTGCTGGACCTTCACAAGCTGCCATTG TCCGAGGCCAATAACACCGCCATGTTTGGCAAGTTGATGAGTATCTCCA AGAACCTGCCGGATGCCGGAAAGGCTCAGGACTTCATGAAGAGGTTCAACCAGGTTCTCGGTGAGGACGAGAAGCTCAGAGTGCAGCTGGAGATGCTCATCAGCCCGACATGCTCCTGCAAACAGGCTGAGATCTGTGTG AGAGAGATCACTCGTAAGCTGACGTTCCCCAAACAGCCCACCAACCCCTTCCTGGAGATGGTCAAGTTCCTGCTGGAGCGAATTGCTCCCGTCCACATCGACTCTGAGGCCATCAG TGCTCTGGTGAAGCTGCTCAACAAGTCCACTGAGGGCACAGCTGATGATGACGAGGAGGGTGTTACCCCTGACACAGCCATCCGCTCGGGCCTGGAGCTTCTCAAG GTCCTGTCATTTACCCACCCCACGGCGTTCCACTCAGCAGAGACCTATGAGTCTCTGCTACAGTGTTTGAAGATGGAGGATGACAAAGTGGCAGAGGCAGCGATACAGATTTTCAGAAACACTGGACAAAAGATCGAGGCGGAGTTACAACAGATAAAATC GACGCTGATTCCCGTCCTGCATCAGAAAGCAAAGCGTGGAACACCTCACCAGGCCAAGCAGGCGGTCCACTGTATCCATGCCATCTTTAACAACAAGGAAGTGCAGCTGGCACAGATTTTTGAG CCTCTCTCACGTAGTCTGAACGCAGACGTCCCAGAACAGCTCATCACTCCCCTCGTGTCACTTGGCCACATCTCCATGCTGGCCCCAGATCAGTTTGCTTCACCGATGAAGTCCATTGTGGCTAACTTCATCGTGAAGGACCTGCTCATGAATGACAGA TCGGTGGGAAACAAGAATGGGAAGCTGTGGACCACTGATGAGGAAGTCTCACCTGAAGTTCTCGCTAAG GTGCAGGCCATCAAGCTGCTGGTGCGTTGGTTATTAGGAATGAAGAACAACCAATCCAAGTCGGCAAACTCCACCCTCCGTCTGCTGTCGGCCATGTTGGTCAGCGAGGGAGACCTCACAGAGCAGAAGAAGATCAG TAAATCAGACATGTCTCGCCTGAGGCTGGCCGCAGGTGGAGCCATTATGAAGTTAGCCCAGGAGCTGTGTtaccatgacatcatcactcCTGAACAGTTTCAGCTCTGCGGCCTTGTAATCAAT GATGAGTGCTACCAGGTTCGTCAGATCTTTGCTCAGAAGCTGCACCTGGCTCTTGTCAAACTGGTGCTTCCCCTCGAGTACTTGGCGGTGTTTGCCCTGTGTGCCAAGGACCCGGTGAAGGAGCGCCGCGCCCACGCCCGACAGTGCCTCCTCAAAAACATCTCCGTCCGCAGAgagttcatcaaacaaaacccACTCGCTCAGG aAAAACTCATCACCCTCCTTCCTGAGTATGTCGTTCCCTATATGATCCACCTTCTGGCTCACGACCCAGACTTCACAAAACCACAGGAGTATGATCAGCTCAAAGACATCAAAGA ATGCCTGTGGTTCATGCTGGAAGTGCTGATGACAAAGAACGAGAACAACAGTCACGCCTTTCTTAGGAAGATGGTGGAGAACATCAAACAGACCAAGGATGCACAGTGTCCTGAGGATGCAAAGGCCAatgag AAGCTGTATATCGTCTGTGATGTCGCTCTCTTCGTCATCGCCAACAAGAGCACTGCATGTCACCTGGATTCTCCAAAGGACCCTGTCTTACCTACAAAGTTCTTCATCTTACAAGACAAG GACTTCAAAAATGATAAAGAGTATCTGTTGACAGAGATGAGACAACAGCTGCTCAGTGGGAAG CCTAAACCTGCTCCAGTGTTGGCGACTGTGAACAAACCTCTGACGGTACCAGGGAAGCGGATCTTAACTAAGGCCACCCCAGTCTCAGACACAGCCAGCAACACCAGCACCAACTCCTCTCCACTGAGCTCCTCAACCATCCACAAGAACAG CAACGCTGCCATCGAGTCACCAGAGAGCCGAGTACAGGAAAACAATGAGAACCCAACGATTAAGAACAACGACGGGAAGAAG GAGGAGCCGAGTCTAAATGCAACCCCCGATGCCGGGACAGAAGCGTCGCCTGTGAAGAGACGTGGTCGTCCACCTAAAACAG